A part of Streptomyces sp. DSM 40750 genomic DNA contains:
- a CDS encoding DUF6882 domain-containing protein has translation MTKGFSDQFLLEAERHSVWGAAQLEALMEFLPEAPWSADLQTCSYQQGEVQLRVGVLGTYDMEEGSWLWGWANPGLGGSEVVALSAAVARYGQAHGIPEFTAEKLDLSGFDDPRRAAEMLAFAGMGVANTPGYIGQPAGPGTQVYFLPDDPKVPSAQLDPVALPRLLMAGVSLIGRSPRQAVTGYFEHHGVPQRVEGDQLIADLPTGNAAVVSFDRMGRIGNIRLTVTG, from the coding sequence ATGACAAAGGGATTCAGCGACCAGTTCCTGCTTGAGGCGGAACGGCACTCCGTCTGGGGCGCCGCTCAGCTCGAGGCGCTCATGGAGTTCCTGCCCGAGGCGCCGTGGAGCGCGGACCTGCAGACGTGTTCGTACCAGCAGGGGGAGGTGCAGCTACGGGTCGGTGTCCTTGGGACGTACGACATGGAGGAGGGTTCCTGGCTGTGGGGCTGGGCAAATCCGGGGCTCGGCGGGAGTGAGGTCGTGGCGCTGTCCGCTGCCGTGGCACGGTACGGGCAGGCGCACGGGATTCCTGAGTTCACCGCTGAGAAACTCGACCTGTCCGGGTTCGACGACCCTCGGCGGGCCGCCGAGATGCTGGCCTTCGCGGGGATGGGGGTAGCCAACACTCCCGGGTACATCGGGCAGCCCGCCGGGCCCGGCACCCAGGTGTACTTCCTGCCAGACGACCCGAAGGTGCCGAGCGCCCAGCTCGATCCGGTCGCCCTGCCGCGCCTGCTCATGGCCGGAGTCTCACTCATCGGGCGTTCGCCGCGACAGGCCGTCACGGGGTACTTCGAGCACCACGGGGTGCCTCAGCGCGTGGAAGGCGACCAGCTGATCGCCGATCTGCCGACCGGGAACGCTGCCGTTGTCTCCTTCGACCGGATGGGGCGGATCGGCAACATCCGGCTCACGGTCACCGGCTGA